A window of the Elusimicrobiota bacterium genome harbors these coding sequences:
- a CDS encoding DUF2867 domain-containing protein → MKTFLVTGATGYVGGRLVPRLLGPGRAVRVLVRDPGRVVGRPWADGVQVVRADLGTGEGLTEALRGVHTAYYLVHSMSGGGDFAGHDREAARRFGAAAREAGVAHVVYLGGLLPRAAASEHLASRAEVGAILAAAAPTTELRAGPIVGSGSASFEMVRYLTERLPLMLAPGWIDHEVQPIAVRDVLSYLTLAADLPPSGVVDVGAGRLTFRGMVEAYAELRGLRRVIWTVPALMPRLAARWIGALTPIPNALAVPIVQGMMQDLVADTRRAREVFPGVVPLDYRTAVSLALVRVEKGEVETRWSGALGHGPTAELEDSEGLARETRSRLVRASPEAVFRAFSGVGGDRGWPAWEWAWIARGALDRLAGGPGLRRGRRHPDEILPGEALDFWRVEAAEPPRLLRLRAEMRLPGRAWLQWEAFPEEGGTRLVQTALFAPDGLLGTAYWYGLYPFHQFIFSAMVDALARRAESTGNGV, encoded by the coding sequence ATGAAAACGTTTCTGGTGACGGGCGCGACGGGCTACGTGGGCGGGCGGCTGGTGCCGCGCCTGCTCGGGCCGGGGCGCGCGGTCCGCGTCCTGGTGCGCGATCCCGGCCGCGTCGTGGGACGGCCCTGGGCGGACGGCGTCCAGGTCGTCCGCGCGGACCTAGGGACGGGCGAAGGGCTGACGGAGGCCCTGCGCGGGGTGCACACCGCCTACTACCTCGTGCACTCGATGTCCGGCGGCGGGGACTTCGCCGGGCACGACCGGGAGGCCGCGCGGCGCTTCGGCGCGGCGGCGCGCGAGGCCGGCGTCGCGCACGTCGTCTATCTGGGCGGGCTGCTGCCGCGGGCCGCGGCCTCGGAGCACCTGGCCAGCCGCGCCGAGGTGGGCGCGATCCTCGCCGCGGCCGCGCCGACGACCGAGCTGCGCGCGGGACCCATCGTCGGCTCGGGCTCGGCGTCCTTCGAGATGGTGCGCTACCTCACCGAGCGCCTCCCCCTCATGCTCGCGCCCGGCTGGATCGACCACGAGGTCCAGCCCATCGCCGTGCGCGACGTGCTCTCCTACCTGACGCTGGCGGCCGACCTCCCCCCGTCGGGCGTCGTCGACGTCGGCGCCGGCCGCCTCACCTTCCGCGGCATGGTGGAGGCCTACGCCGAGCTGCGCGGCCTGCGCCGCGTCATCTGGACCGTCCCCGCCCTGATGCCCCGTCTGGCCGCGCGCTGGATCGGGGCGCTCACTCCGATCCCGAACGCGCTGGCCGTGCCGATCGTCCAGGGGATGATGCAGGACCTGGTCGCCGACACGCGCCGCGCCCGGGAGGTCTTCCCCGGCGTCGTCCCGCTCGATTACCGCACCGCGGTCTCCCTGGCGCTCGTGCGCGTGGAGAAGGGCGAGGTGGAGACGCGCTGGAGCGGCGCTTTAGGCCACGGCCCGACGGCGGAGCTCGAGGATAGCGAGGGCCTGGCGCGCGAGACGCGCTCGCGCCTGGTGCGGGCCTCGCCCGAGGCGGTCTTCCGCGCCTTCAGCGGCGTGGGCGGCGACCGGGGCTGGCCCGCCTGGGAGTGGGCGTGGATCGCGCGCGGCGCCCTCGACCGCCTCGCGGGCGGGCCGGGCCTGCGCCGCGGGCGGCGGCATCCCGACGAGATCCTCCCCGGCGAGGCCCTGGACTTCTGGCGCGTCGAGGCGGCCGAGCCCCCGCGCCTGCTGCGCCTGCGGGCCGAGATGCGCCTGCCGGGGCGCGCGTGGCTGCAGTGGGAGGCCTTCCCCGAGGAGGGCGGCACCCGCCTCGTGCAGACCGCGCTGTTCGCGCCCGACGGCCTGCTCGGCACGGCCTACTGGTACGGGCTGTACCCGTTCCACCAGTTCATCTTCTCCGCCATGGTCGACGCGCTCGCCCGCCGGGCGGAGTCGACGGGGAACGGCGTTTAA
- a CDS encoding IS256 family transposase, whose protein sequence is MKSIKAVPVRTTAVALPFSMDVLSEVARDRVRQALSLVAQEELTAFLGAGIYARTETCRGYRNGTKTRTLTTSFGPTELVVPRALVFDGERHREWQSQIVPRYARRTREVDAALLGLYFGGVNTRRVKQAIRPLLKNSPLSKSSISRVIVQLQAYFENWSQRNLSREDIRYMYLDATFMPVRCGGKTERLPIMVAIGVRGTGEKVLLSLAVMGVESTAAWSGFVTDLADRGLKRMELAIVDGNKGLTRALLELWPNLPIQRCTVHKLWNLLGHAPKSLQGEVKADYDAIINADGIEQAKAAYGAFMRKWSRKAESVARSLEDAGMDLLTFMRFPKKQWRSLKTTNIVERLNLEFRRRTKTQGVFPTQSSVLVLLFGLVASGMVRMRKIGGYETMQTGVPSVEAVSLKALAVA, encoded by the coding sequence ATGAAGTCTATCAAGGCCGTACCCGTCCGTACAACCGCCGTGGCGTTGCCGTTTTCGATGGACGTCCTCAGCGAAGTCGCTCGTGACCGCGTCCGCCAGGCCCTGAGCCTGGTCGCCCAGGAAGAACTGACCGCTTTCCTCGGCGCCGGCATCTACGCGAGAACCGAGACGTGCCGCGGCTACCGCAACGGCACCAAGACCCGAACGCTGACCACCTCGTTCGGCCCGACGGAACTCGTGGTGCCGCGAGCGCTCGTCTTCGACGGTGAACGACACCGCGAATGGCAGTCGCAGATCGTCCCGCGCTACGCCCGGCGCACGCGAGAGGTGGACGCGGCTCTACTGGGCCTTTACTTCGGCGGCGTCAACACGCGGCGGGTGAAGCAGGCGATCCGGCCGCTGCTCAAGAACTCGCCGCTGTCGAAGTCGTCGATCTCGCGCGTGATCGTGCAGCTCCAGGCGTATTTTGAGAACTGGAGCCAACGGAATCTGTCCCGCGAGGATATCCGCTACATGTACCTGGACGCGACCTTCATGCCCGTCAGGTGCGGCGGCAAGACCGAGCGGCTGCCGATCATGGTCGCCATCGGCGTGCGCGGCACCGGCGAGAAGGTGCTGCTGAGCCTGGCGGTCATGGGCGTTGAAAGCACGGCGGCCTGGAGCGGGTTCGTGACGGATCTCGCCGACCGCGGGCTCAAGCGCATGGAGCTGGCCATCGTGGACGGCAACAAAGGGCTGACGCGGGCGCTTCTGGAGCTGTGGCCGAATCTGCCGATCCAGCGCTGCACCGTGCACAAGCTCTGGAACTTGCTCGGGCACGCGCCGAAGTCGCTGCAAGGCGAGGTGAAGGCCGACTACGACGCGATCATCAACGCCGACGGCATAGAGCAGGCGAAGGCGGCGTACGGCGCGTTCATGCGCAAATGGAGCAGGAAGGCCGAGAGCGTGGCGAGATCGCTCGAGGACGCCGGGATGGACCTGCTGACCTTCATGCGCTTCCCAAAGAAGCAGTGGCGCTCGCTGAAGACCACGAACATCGTCGAGCGCCTCAACCTCGAGTTCCGTCGCCGCACGAAGACGCAGGGCGTGTTTCCGACGCAATCCTCGGTTCTGGTGCTGTTGTTCGGGCTGGTCGCCTCGGGGATGGTCCGGATGCGCAAGATCGGCGGCTACGAGACGATGCAAACCGGCGTGCCGTCCGTTGAAGCCGTTTCACTCAAGGCTTTAGCCGTGGCGTAA